In a genomic window of Thermosynechococcus sp. CL-1:
- the pruA gene encoding L-glutamate gamma-semialdehyde dehydrogenase, producing MTGLYEAQTIAIARQLWAASQESRNFFSQLREQMRIEDKLLSWAMEHPGLRVQLFRLIDCLPSLRSKAEVARHLQEYLSDPSVELPEGLKKLLNFAQPDSLPAQAAATTFTTAVQALAHKYIAGETTEQVLKTIGRLRKQGMLVTMDILGEAVITEAEAQQYCDRYLDLMQQLSPLGQREGVNPVQVSVKLTAFYSQFDPLDVSGCRAKVGEPIRRLLHRAQELGVAVHFDMEQYAYKDITLAILKDILLEPEFRDRADVGLTLQAYLRDSYQDAQDLITWVQQRGTPITVRVVKGAYWDQELIKAVQNDWPLPVYQHKQDTDANFERVIELLLSHHTLLRTAVASHNVRSQARAIAIAQHQHIPPTAMECQVLYGMADKLAKALVEAGQTVRVYCPYGELIPGMAYLIRRLLENTANSSFLRQQLGAVNIDALLAPPEPTADFRAVNVHLTTGKTSTFLNAANSDYARASQREAIQAALIHVHRQLGQTYTPIINSDRVNTLEYSESLNPSQPEEVVGRVGLATIEDAEHAIRAAKAAQAQWQQTPVAERAILLRRAADLLEAQRHELVAWMCYEVGKVVAEGDAEVSEAVDFCRYYADEMERLSSGYDRNFPGETNHYHYQGRGIAVVISPWNFPLAIPTGMTVAALVTGNCTILKPADPAAVIAAKLAEILIAAGFPRGVFQFLPGRGSVIGPYLTKHPDVHLIAFTGSQEVGCRIIAEAAVLQRGQTHIKRVIAEMGGKNAIIIDESADLDQAVAGVVQSAFGYSGQKCSACSRVIVLESIYQPFVQRLVEATKSLNIGPAHLPSTRVGPVVTAAARDRIQEYIAKGQREAELTLSVPVPEVGYFVSPTIFTNVPPTATIAQEEIFGPVLAVLRAETFSQALEIANATAYALTGGLYSRTPSHIQQAKAQFAVGNLYINRGITGAIVDRQPFGGFKLSGIGSKAGGRDYLLQFLEPRVITENVQRQGFAPIAGVDD from the coding sequence ATGACTGGTCTTTACGAAGCACAAACGATCGCGATCGCCCGTCAACTGTGGGCGGCTAGTCAAGAGTCCCGCAACTTTTTCAGTCAACTGCGGGAGCAAATGCGCATTGAAGATAAACTCCTCAGCTGGGCGATGGAACATCCGGGGCTACGGGTGCAACTCTTTCGCCTCATTGACTGCCTGCCGAGTCTGCGCAGTAAAGCCGAGGTGGCACGCCACTTGCAGGAGTACCTCAGTGACCCCAGTGTGGAGTTGCCGGAAGGCCTAAAAAAACTCTTGAACTTTGCTCAGCCGGATTCCCTGCCCGCCCAAGCAGCGGCAACCACCTTCACAACAGCCGTTCAAGCCCTTGCCCACAAGTACATTGCTGGTGAAACTACCGAGCAGGTGCTGAAAACCATTGGCCGCCTACGCAAGCAGGGCATGTTGGTGACGATGGATATTCTTGGGGAGGCGGTGATTACGGAGGCAGAGGCACAGCAGTATTGCGATCGCTACCTTGACTTGATGCAGCAACTCAGCCCCTTGGGTCAGCGGGAAGGGGTGAATCCAGTCCAAGTCTCCGTGAAGCTGACGGCCTTTTACTCCCAGTTTGATCCCCTAGATGTGTCTGGCTGCCGTGCCAAGGTAGGGGAACCGATTCGGCGGTTGTTGCATCGTGCCCAAGAATTGGGGGTGGCGGTGCACTTTGACATGGAGCAGTACGCCTACAAAGACATTACCCTCGCAATCTTGAAGGACATTTTGCTAGAGCCAGAGTTTCGCGATCGCGCCGATGTCGGGCTGACACTACAAGCCTATTTGCGGGATAGCTACCAAGATGCCCAAGACCTGATTACTTGGGTGCAACAGCGGGGGACACCAATCACGGTGCGGGTGGTCAAGGGCGCCTACTGGGATCAAGAACTCATTAAGGCGGTACAAAATGACTGGCCATTGCCCGTCTATCAACACAAGCAAGATACCGATGCCAACTTTGAGCGGGTGATTGAACTGCTCCTGAGTCACCACACGCTTTTGCGCACAGCAGTTGCGAGTCATAATGTTCGTTCCCAAGCGCGGGCGATCGCGATCGCCCAACATCAGCACATTCCGCCCACGGCCATGGAATGCCAAGTTCTCTATGGTATGGCCGATAAACTTGCCAAGGCTCTTGTGGAAGCGGGGCAGACGGTGCGGGTCTATTGTCCCTACGGTGAGCTGATTCCGGGGATGGCCTACCTGATTCGGCGGCTCTTGGAAAATACGGCCAATAGTTCCTTTTTGCGCCAACAATTGGGAGCGGTAAATATTGACGCACTCTTGGCACCGCCAGAACCAACGGCAGACTTTAGGGCAGTGAACGTTCATCTGACCACGGGCAAGACCTCAACCTTTCTCAATGCTGCCAATAGCGACTATGCCCGCGCCAGCCAGCGGGAAGCGATTCAAGCGGCCTTAATTCATGTCCATCGCCAACTAGGGCAAACCTATACCCCCATCATCAATAGCGATCGCGTCAATACCCTCGAATACAGTGAGTCCCTCAACCCCTCACAGCCCGAAGAAGTTGTCGGTCGCGTTGGCTTGGCCACCATTGAGGATGCCGAGCATGCAATCCGGGCTGCCAAAGCTGCTCAAGCGCAGTGGCAACAGACTCCCGTAGCCGAACGGGCCATCCTGCTCCGGCGGGCAGCGGATCTCCTCGAGGCACAACGCCATGAACTGGTGGCTTGGATGTGCTACGAAGTGGGCAAGGTGGTGGCGGAAGGGGATGCTGAAGTCTCCGAAGCTGTTGATTTTTGCCGCTACTACGCTGATGAAATGGAGCGCCTCAGCAGCGGCTATGACCGCAACTTTCCCGGCGAAACCAACCATTACCACTACCAAGGTCGCGGCATTGCAGTCGTCATTTCCCCTTGGAACTTTCCCCTAGCGATTCCCACCGGTATGACCGTGGCCGCCTTAGTCACAGGCAACTGTACCATCCTCAAGCCCGCGGATCCGGCGGCTGTGATTGCAGCGAAGCTGGCTGAAATTCTCATTGCCGCTGGTTTTCCCCGCGGGGTGTTTCAGTTTCTCCCCGGCCGTGGCTCCGTGATTGGCCCCTACCTCACCAAACATCCCGATGTGCATCTCATTGCCTTTACTGGCTCCCAAGAGGTGGGCTGCCGCATTATTGCTGAGGCAGCGGTGTTGCAGCGGGGACAAACCCACATCAAACGGGTGATTGCCGAGATGGGGGGCAAAAACGCCATTATCATTGACGAAAGTGCCGACTTAGATCAGGCAGTGGCGGGGGTGGTGCAATCGGCCTTTGGCTACAGCGGCCAAAAATGCTCCGCCTGTTCACGGGTGATTGTCCTCGAGTCCATCTATCAACCCTTTGTGCAGCGCTTAGTGGAGGCCACCAAGTCCCTCAATATTGGGCCTGCCCATTTGCCCAGTACCCGTGTCGGACCGGTGGTGACCGCAGCCGCCCGCGATCGCATTCAGGAATACATTGCCAAGGGACAGCGGGAAGCGGAACTGACCTTGAGTGTACCGGTACCGGAGGTGGGGTATTTTGTCTCTCCTACCATCTTTACCAACGTCCCCCCCACCGCCACGATCGCCCAAGAGGAAATTTTTGGCCCGGTGCTAGCGGTACTGCGGGCAGAAACCTTCAGCCAAGCCCTTGAAATTGCCAATGCCACGGCCTATGCCCTGACGGGGGGGCTCTATTCGCGGACGCCGTCCCATATTCAGCAGGCCAAAGCCCAATTTGCCGTAGGGAACCTGTACATCAACCGTGGGATTACGGGGGCGATCGTGGATCGGCAGCCCTTTGGTGGCTTTAAGCTCTCAGGGATTGGTTCCAAAGCGGGTGGCCGCGATTACCTGCTGCAATTTCTGGAACCGCGTGTCATTACCGAGAATGTGCAGCGCCAAGGGTTTGCCCCCATTGCCGGAGTGGATGATTGA
- a CDS encoding class I SAM-dependent methyltransferase, which yields MSKGTQLLADLQERIRAAGAISFCEFMALALYAPQWGYYNRPQIQIGRRGDFITSSSLTRDFAELLTEAFVQMWHALERPQRFTLLEMGAGEGQFAAGVLGYSQATYPDFFATLEYQIQEQSPTLRERQRQRLAPWGDRLHWLDSSTAAEPIVGCIFSNELVDAFPVHRLQWQGSNWQEIYVSLNAQGEFQEVLRPLSGDRLHTINDYFATVGINPQQQGYSDGYRTEVNLNLIPWLKDLSQRLERGFVLTIDYGYPAQQYYHPARCEGTLQCYYQHRYHDNPYCFVGEQDITAHVDVTALTCYGEHFGLETLYVTRQSLFLMALGLGDRLLAQQQRNGNLLQALNRHQSLHQLIDPLGLGGFYVVLQGKQATLDLPQLREADQGFS from the coding sequence ATGTCAAAGGGCACTCAGCTATTGGCCGACCTTCAGGAGCGCATCAGGGCAGCGGGCGCCATTTCCTTCTGTGAGTTTATGGCCTTGGCTCTCTATGCACCGCAGTGGGGCTACTACAACCGTCCCCAAATACAGATTGGTCGGCGCGGCGACTTTATCACGTCCAGTAGTCTGACGAGGGATTTTGCGGAACTGCTCACTGAGGCTTTTGTGCAGATGTGGCACGCCTTGGAGCGACCGCAGCGGTTTACCCTGTTGGAGATGGGGGCGGGTGAAGGCCAATTTGCGGCTGGGGTCTTGGGCTATAGCCAAGCGACCTACCCCGATTTCTTTGCCACCTTGGAGTACCAGATTCAAGAGCAGTCCCCCACTTTACGGGAACGCCAACGGCAACGCTTGGCTCCTTGGGGCGATCGCCTGCACTGGCTGGATTCTAGCACAGCGGCTGAACCCATCGTTGGCTGTATTTTTAGCAATGAACTCGTGGATGCATTCCCAGTGCATCGGCTGCAATGGCAGGGGAGCAATTGGCAGGAAATTTACGTCAGCCTCAATGCCCAAGGGGAGTTTCAAGAGGTTTTGCGTCCCTTGAGTGGCGATCGCCTTCATACCATTAATGATTACTTTGCCACCGTTGGCATTAATCCGCAGCAGCAGGGCTACAGCGACGGCTACCGTACCGAGGTTAATTTGAACCTAATCCCGTGGCTCAAGGATCTGAGCCAGCGCCTAGAGCGGGGCTTTGTTCTCACCATTGACTATGGTTATCCCGCTCAGCAATACTATCATCCCGCCCGCTGTGAGGGTACCTTGCAGTGCTACTATCAACACCGCTATCACGACAATCCCTACTGTTTTGTTGGCGAGCAGGACATTACGGCTCATGTGGATGTGACCGCCTTGACGTGCTATGGGGAGCACTTTGGCCTTGAAACCCTCTATGTCACCCGCCAGAGTTTATTTCTCATGGCCCTAGGTTTGGGCGATCGCCTGCTAGCGCAGCAACAGAGGAATGGCAATCTTCTGCAAGCCCTCAACCGCCATCAATCACTGCACCAACTCATTGATCCCCTTGGCCTCGGTGGCTTTTACGTCGTTCTCCAAGGGAAGCAAGCCACCCTCGATCTGCCGCAACTCAGGGAAGCGGATCAGGGATTCAGTTAA
- a CDS encoding glycosyltransferase family 1 protein yields the protein MRIALFTETFLPKIDGIVTRLCQTVRHLQRNGHQVLVVAPEGGLDHYEGAQIYGVSGFPLPLYPELKLALPRPAIGQALEAFAPDLIHVANPAVLGVAGLYYAQKFHLPLVASYHTHLPQYLKYYGLGFLEEMLWSLLRLAHNRAQLNLCTSTAMVAELKAHGIRHLDLWQRGVDVELFHPQRQSQEMRFFLSQGHPEAPLLLYVGRLSAEKEIEQIKPILEQIPQARLALVGNGPHREALEKHFAGTPTHFVGYLRGERLAAAFASADVFVFPSRTETLGLVLLEAMAAGCPVVAANSGGIPDIVTDGVNGFLFDPADSTGAITACQRLFDSPSDRETLRQNARQEAERWSWAAATQQLEQYYRSVLPVPQRDVALSH from the coding sequence ATGCGGATCGCGCTATTTACCGAGACCTTTCTTCCCAAGATTGATGGCATTGTGACCCGTTTGTGTCAAACTGTCCGACATCTGCAACGGAATGGCCATCAGGTGTTGGTGGTGGCTCCCGAGGGCGGGCTAGACCATTATGAAGGTGCGCAGATCTATGGTGTCTCCGGTTTTCCCCTCCCATTGTATCCTGAACTCAAACTCGCCCTGCCACGACCCGCCATTGGTCAAGCCCTAGAGGCCTTTGCACCCGATCTGATCCATGTGGCGAACCCAGCGGTCTTGGGGGTAGCGGGTCTGTACTATGCGCAGAAATTCCACTTACCTTTGGTCGCTTCCTACCACACCCATTTGCCGCAATACCTGAAGTACTATGGCTTGGGGTTTCTTGAAGAGATGCTCTGGTCGCTGCTGCGGTTGGCCCATAACCGTGCTCAACTCAACTTGTGTACCTCAACGGCCATGGTGGCAGAACTGAAAGCGCACGGCATTCGCCATCTGGATCTCTGGCAGCGGGGGGTAGATGTGGAGTTGTTTCATCCGCAGCGCCAAAGTCAAGAAATGCGTTTCTTTCTCAGCCAAGGGCATCCAGAAGCGCCCCTATTGCTCTACGTTGGTCGCCTCTCCGCGGAAAAGGAAATTGAGCAGATTAAACCCATTCTGGAGCAGATTCCTCAGGCGCGACTGGCACTCGTGGGCAATGGTCCGCATCGGGAGGCACTTGAAAAACACTTTGCCGGTACCCCCACCCATTTTGTGGGCTATCTGCGCGGTGAACGCTTGGCAGCGGCCTTTGCCTCGGCGGATGTCTTTGTCTTTCCCTCGCGCACGGAAACCCTTGGCTTGGTTCTTTTAGAAGCGATGGCCGCAGGCTGTCCTGTCGTGGCTGCCAACAGTGGGGGGATTCCGGATATTGTCACTGATGGGGTGAATGGGTTTTTGTTTGACCCAGCGGATTCTACAGGAGCGATTACGGCTTGTCAGCGCCTCTTTGACTCTCCGAGCGATCGCGAGACCCTACGCCAAAATGCCCGCCAAGAAGCTGAACGCTGGAGTTGGGCGGCGGCCACCCAGCAACTAGAGCAGTACTACCGATCAGTTTTGCCAGTCCCCCAGCGGGATGTGGCTCTTAGTCATTAA
- a CDS encoding PAP/fibrillin family protein — MAKTELLMAIAGLNRGILATPRDRKQVAALAASLETMNPTPNPLNALEKLAGDWRLIYTSSQALLALDRSPIVKLGQIYQCIRPQQQRIYNIAELYGLPFLEGIISVLARFEPLTQQRVQVYFERSIVGLRQWLNYYSPSQFIPQLHSRQPLIALDVPLNSNDQQGWLEITYLDEDLRIARGNEGSLFVLSRV, encoded by the coding sequence GTGGCAAAGACAGAATTACTGATGGCGATCGCTGGCCTGAATCGAGGCATTCTAGCCACACCGCGCGATCGCAAACAGGTGGCCGCCCTTGCCGCTTCCCTTGAAACCATGAATCCCACCCCAAATCCCCTCAATGCCCTCGAAAAACTTGCTGGGGATTGGCGACTCATCTACACCAGTAGTCAGGCGCTGCTTGCTCTAGATCGCTCCCCAATTGTCAAGCTGGGGCAAATTTATCAGTGCATTCGTCCGCAGCAGCAGCGCATCTACAATATTGCTGAACTCTACGGCTTGCCCTTCCTAGAGGGGATTATCAGTGTCTTGGCGCGGTTTGAACCCTTGACCCAACAGCGGGTACAGGTGTACTTTGAACGCTCCATTGTTGGGTTGCGTCAGTGGCTCAATTACTATTCTCCCTCCCAGTTCATTCCCCAACTCCACAGCCGTCAGCCGCTGATTGCCCTAGATGTCCCCCTCAACAGCAATGATCAACAGGGCTGGCTGGAGATTACCTACCTAGATGAAGACCTGCGAATTGCCCGCGGCAATGAGGGGAGCCTCTTTGTCTTAAGCCGGGTTTAG
- a CDS encoding NADPH-dependent FMN reductase — MVKFIGWAGSLRDGSYSQSALDVAIAKAAAQGVTVERLDLRQMTLPFCTGAESYPDYPDVAIFQTKVKEADGILLVTPEYHGSVSGVLKNSLDLLSFEHLSGKVVAMMSVLGGQTNSNALNDLRVILRWVHAWVIPEQVAIGQAWQAFTPEGQLRDSKLDERVDKMIASWIQTTRQLREASA, encoded by the coding sequence ATGGTCAAATTCATTGGTTGGGCAGGGAGTCTGCGGGATGGCTCCTACTCTCAAAGCGCCCTAGATGTTGCCATTGCCAAAGCAGCCGCCCAAGGGGTTACCGTTGAACGTCTGGATTTACGGCAAATGACGCTCCCCTTTTGTACCGGTGCTGAGAGCTACCCCGACTACCCCGATGTCGCCATCTTTCAAACCAAGGTCAAGGAAGCCGATGGTATTTTGCTGGTGACCCCGGAGTACCACGGCAGCGTTAGCGGTGTGCTCAAGAACTCCCTTGATCTCCTCAGCTTTGAACACCTCAGCGGCAAAGTGGTCGCCATGATGAGTGTCCTCGGCGGCCAAACCAACAGCAATGCCCTCAACGATCTACGGGTGATTCTGCGCTGGGTGCATGCTTGGGTGATTCCAGAGCAGGTAGCCATTGGTCAGGCGTGGCAAGCCTTCACACCCGAAGGGCAATTGAGGGATTCCAAGCTGGATGAGCGAGTGGACAAAATGATTGCCAGTTGGATTCAGACCACCCGTCAACTACGAGAAGCAAGCGCCTAA
- the hemB gene encoding porphobilinogen synthase has translation MELTHRPRRLRRTAQIRRLVREHTLTTGDLIYPVFVMEGEDQVQEVPSMPDCYRYTLDRLILELKEVYALGIGAIALFPLVPEHLKDNAGTESYNPEGLVQRSVRAIKAVLPDLLIFTDVALDPYSSEGHDGIVKDGEILNDETVEVLVKQAVSQAAAGADFVAPSDMMDGRVGAIRAGLDAAGYTHVGILAYSAKYASAYYGPFRDALDSAPKFGDKKTYQMDPANVREAVREVSLDIEEGADLVMVKPALAYMDVIAQLKQVSDVPVAAYNVSGEYAMVKAAARNGWIDEKKVVLETLLGFKRAGADVILTYHAKQVAQWLQEGLN, from the coding sequence ATGGAGCTAACCCATCGGCCTCGCCGTTTACGCCGCACGGCTCAAATTCGTCGCTTGGTGCGCGAGCATACCCTAACCACGGGCGATTTGATCTATCCGGTCTTTGTCATGGAGGGGGAAGATCAGGTGCAGGAAGTCCCCTCAATGCCCGACTGCTATCGCTATACGCTGGATCGCCTGATTTTAGAGCTGAAGGAGGTCTATGCCTTGGGAATTGGGGCGATCGCGCTATTTCCCCTCGTTCCTGAGCACCTCAAGGACAATGCAGGTACTGAAAGCTACAATCCTGAGGGTCTTGTCCAGCGATCGGTACGCGCCATTAAGGCCGTCTTACCGGATCTGCTGATCTTTACCGATGTCGCCCTTGATCCCTACAGCAGCGAAGGCCACGATGGCATTGTCAAAGATGGCGAAATTCTCAATGACGAAACCGTAGAGGTGCTGGTCAAACAGGCAGTGAGTCAAGCGGCTGCGGGCGCTGATTTTGTTGCTCCGTCAGATATGATGGATGGCCGTGTCGGTGCCATTCGGGCGGGTCTAGATGCCGCAGGCTATACCCACGTGGGGATTCTCGCCTACTCTGCGAAATACGCCTCCGCCTACTATGGCCCTTTTCGCGATGCTTTAGATTCGGCACCGAAGTTTGGTGATAAAAAAACCTACCAAATGGATCCCGCTAATGTCCGCGAAGCAGTGCGGGAGGTCAGCTTGGATATTGAGGAGGGCGCCGATCTGGTGATGGTGAAACCTGCCCTTGCCTACATGGATGTCATTGCCCAACTCAAGCAGGTGAGCGATGTTCCGGTGGCCGCCTACAACGTTTCCGGGGAATACGCAATGGTGAAAGCCGCCGCCCGCAATGGCTGGATTGATGAGAAAAAAGTGGTGCTGGAAACTCTCCTTGGCTTTAAGCGGGCAGGTGCTGATGTCATTCTCACCTACCATGCTAAGCAGGTGGCGCAGTGGCTGCAAGAGGGATTGAATTAG
- a CDS encoding NUDIX hydrolase has product MTKIPPEVLERHCFCRSRKFTFEVNQYRLPHGSVSILGTVRHPGGALAVPVTPEGNLILVKQYRFATEEYLLEFPAGTVEDHEKPFATIEREIEEETGYRAHHWQKLGEFYIAPGYSDEVIYAYLATELEKLETPPPQDTDEHIEIVEFSLADLAAAIHSGQVKDAKTVTSFYLALPYLQPA; this is encoded by the coding sequence ATGACGAAAATCCCCCCCGAAGTCCTCGAACGCCACTGCTTTTGCCGCAGTCGTAAATTTACATTTGAGGTCAATCAATATCGCTTGCCCCATGGGTCTGTCTCGATCTTGGGAACTGTGCGGCATCCAGGGGGGGCATTAGCTGTGCCGGTGACCCCAGAGGGCAACCTGATCCTTGTCAAACAATACCGCTTTGCCACTGAGGAATATCTGCTGGAGTTCCCAGCGGGCACCGTTGAGGATCACGAAAAGCCTTTTGCCACCATTGAGCGGGAAATTGAAGAGGAAACGGGCTACCGCGCCCACCATTGGCAAAAACTGGGAGAGTTTTACATTGCCCCCGGCTATTCTGATGAAGTGATCTACGCCTACTTGGCCACTGAGCTGGAAAAACTAGAGACACCCCCGCCTCAGGACACCGACGAGCACATTGAAATTGTGGAGTTTTCTCTAGCTGACTTGGCCGCTGCGATTCATAGTGGTCAAGTGAAAGATGCCAAGACCGTCACCAGTTTCTATCTGGCCTTGCCCTATCTGCAACCCGCTTGA
- the map gene encoding type I methionyl aminopeptidase yields MNILGSLLTPPTTPVQTRPRRGIEIKSKREIEIMRQASRIVATVLKEISQMIEPGMTTADLDAYAEKRIREMGATPSFKGYQGFPASICACINNEVVHGIPSPRKVIRNGDIVKIDTGAYYNGFHGDSCITIPVGEISEEAAKLVKVAEEALYRGIEQVKEGNYLMDLAGAIQDYVEANGFVVVEDFTGHGVGRNLHEEPSVFNFRTTELKNVRLRAGMTLAIEPIVNAGSKQVRILRDRWTAVTVDNSLSAQFEHTVLVTKTGYEILTDRTLV; encoded by the coding sequence ATGAATATCCTTGGCAGTCTGCTCACTCCCCCCACCACCCCTGTCCAAACTCGCCCCCGCCGTGGCATTGAAATTAAATCTAAGCGAGAAATTGAGATTATGCGGCAGGCCTCGCGGATTGTCGCGACGGTGCTCAAGGAAATCTCCCAAATGATTGAGCCGGGCATGACGACGGCGGATCTCGATGCCTATGCTGAGAAACGCATCCGCGAAATGGGGGCAACACCAAGCTTCAAAGGCTATCAGGGTTTTCCGGCCTCCATTTGCGCCTGCATCAATAATGAAGTGGTTCATGGCATTCCCAGCCCCCGCAAAGTGATTCGCAATGGCGACATCGTTAAGATTGACACCGGTGCCTACTACAACGGCTTCCATGGCGACTCTTGCATTACGATTCCGGTGGGGGAGATCTCTGAGGAGGCGGCCAAGCTTGTAAAAGTTGCCGAAGAAGCCCTCTACCGCGGCATTGAGCAGGTCAAAGAAGGCAACTACCTCATGGATTTGGCGGGTGCTATTCAAGATTATGTCGAAGCCAATGGCTTTGTGGTGGTCGAGGACTTTACTGGCCACGGCGTGGGGCGCAATCTCCACGAAGAACCCTCGGTGTTTAACTTTCGCACCACTGAACTCAAGAATGTGCGGCTGCGGGCAGGGATGACCCTAGCTATCGAACCCATTGTCAATGCGGGGTCAAAGCAGGTGCGGATTTTGCGCGATCGCTGGACAGCGGTTACGGTTGATAATTCCCTCTCTGCCCAATTTGAGCACACGGTCTTGGTCACCAAAACGGGCTACGAAATTCTCACCGATCGCACGCTTGTGTAA
- a CDS encoding deoxyribodipyrimidine photo-lyase, 8-HDF type, with amino-acid sequence MSLRLFWHRRDLRLSDSVGLAAAYTQTPKVVGIFCFDPAILSASDIAAVRVTYLMGCLQALQEAYQRLGGSFLIFHGDPRQILPQVAGGLGAVAVHWHEDVEPYGRDRDRAVAAALKEKGIAVETTWDQLLHPPEAVQTKQGQPYTVYSPFWRNWSSLAKPQPAPTPQRLEPLTEAEQATATALGAIPLPTAKDLGFHWSGELILAPGEAAAQAQLETFIDQHIQDYGEQRNYPAQPGTSLLSPALKFGVIGIRRVWAASQAAMASARSEEAQTSIRTWQQELAWREFYQHALYWFPHLAERPHREGFATFPWLNHAEHFAAWCEGRTGYPIVDAAMRQLDETGWMHNRCRMIVASFLTKDLIINPQWGEQYFMQKLIDGDLAANNGGWQWSASSGMDPKPLRIFNPASQAQKFDPEAEYIRRWLPELKSLDTADLVTGNISPLERHRCGYPLPIVDHGQQQRRFKQLYQAHFRSPIPQG; translated from the coding sequence ATGAGCCTGCGCCTGTTTTGGCATCGTCGCGATCTGCGCCTCAGTGACAGTGTGGGGTTGGCGGCTGCCTACACCCAAACTCCCAAAGTGGTTGGCATTTTTTGCTTTGACCCGGCGATTCTCAGTGCCTCGGACATTGCGGCGGTGCGGGTGACATACCTCATGGGTTGCCTACAGGCCTTGCAAGAAGCCTATCAGCGACTTGGGGGGAGCTTTTTAATTTTTCATGGTGACCCGCGTCAAATTCTGCCCCAAGTGGCCGGTGGCTTAGGGGCGGTGGCGGTGCATTGGCATGAGGATGTGGAACCCTACGGTCGCGATCGCGATCGCGCTGTGGCTGCTGCCCTCAAGGAAAAAGGCATTGCCGTCGAAACCACATGGGATCAACTCCTACATCCCCCAGAGGCCGTACAAACAAAACAGGGGCAGCCTTACACCGTCTATTCCCCCTTTTGGCGCAACTGGTCGAGCCTTGCCAAACCGCAGCCAGCTCCCACTCCCCAACGCCTCGAACCTCTGACAGAAGCTGAACAAGCGACAGCCACAGCCCTAGGGGCGATACCGCTGCCCACTGCCAAGGACTTGGGATTTCACTGGTCAGGAGAACTGATCCTTGCTCCCGGTGAAGCCGCTGCCCAAGCACAACTGGAGACCTTTATTGACCAGCACATTCAAGACTATGGTGAGCAGCGCAACTATCCAGCGCAACCTGGAACCTCCCTCTTAAGCCCTGCCCTCAAGTTCGGTGTCATTGGTATTCGTCGTGTCTGGGCAGCCAGTCAGGCCGCTATGGCCTCAGCCCGCAGTGAAGAGGCACAAACGAGTATTCGCACGTGGCAGCAGGAATTGGCGTGGCGGGAGTTTTATCAGCACGCCCTCTATTGGTTTCCCCACTTGGCGGAGCGTCCCCATCGTGAAGGATTTGCCACTTTTCCTTGGCTGAATCACGCAGAACACTTTGCGGCTTGGTGTGAGGGGCGCACCGGTTACCCAATTGTGGATGCCGCCATGCGCCAACTCGATGAAACGGGTTGGATGCACAACCGCTGCCGCATGATTGTGGCCAGTTTCCTCACCAAGGACTTAATCATCAATCCCCAATGGGGTGAGCAGTACTTTATGCAAAAACTGATTGATGGCGACTTGGCAGCTAATAATGGCGGTTGGCAGTGGAGTGCCTCTAGTGGGATGGATCCAAAGCCGCTGCGGATTTTTAACCCAGCCAGTCAAGCGCAAAAATTTGATCCTGAGGCGGAGTACATTCGCCGTTGGCTGCCGGAATTGAAATCCCTAGACACGGCAGATTTGGTGACGGGAAATATTTCTCCCCTAGAGCGGCATCGCTGCGGTTATCCCTTGCCAATTGTGGATCACGGGCAGCAACAGCGGCGATTTAAGCAGCTCTATCAAGCGCATTTTCGTTCACCCATCCCTCAAGGATAA
- a CDS encoding STAS domain-containing protein: MCVQLSAKEALISEPLALTQSLRGTREIRDNYQVFRLTGLIDAFSESAFRKVISKCFDDGPANVILDLSKIEFIDSSGLGILVQLAKKAQEHQGQLQIVTNPRITQTVKLVRLENFLPLQPDLATAIAQITGETHS; the protein is encoded by the coding sequence TTGTGTGTCCAGTTATCGGCAAAGGAGGCTCTCATTTCTGAACCACTTGCCCTCACCCAAAGCCTAAGGGGTACCCGTGAGATTCGCGATAACTATCAAGTGTTTCGCCTGACGGGTCTCATTGATGCGTTCTCCGAGTCGGCCTTTCGCAAGGTCATTAGTAAGTGTTTTGACGATGGGCCTGCCAACGTCATCTTAGACCTTTCAAAAATTGAGTTTATTGACAGCTCTGGCCTCGGCATTTTGGTACAACTCGCCAAAAAAGCCCAAGAGCATCAGGGTCAACTGCAAATTGTCACCAATCCCCGCATCACCCAAACGGTCAAACTCGTGCGTTTAGAAAACTTTTTGCCCCTTCAGCCGGATCTGGCGACGGCGATCGCCCAAATTACTGGCGAAACCCATTCCTAA